ACCCGCAGGTGGGCCGCGCGGATCGGGGCCGCCGACGCGTTCGTCATGGTGAGCCCGGAGTACAACCGTGGCTACTCCGCGCTGCTGAAGAACGCGCTGGACTACCTCGTCCACGAGTGGGCGTTCAAGCCGGTGGGCATCGTCAGCTACGGCTCGGGGATGTCCGGCGGCCTGGTGGGTGCCGAGGCGCTGCGGGGCGTCCTCGGGTCGCTGCAGATGTACCCGGTGCGCGAGATGGTCGTCGTCCCGTTCGTGACCGAGCAGAGCGTGCGGGAAGGCACCCTGAGCGCGAGCGAGGGGATGGTCGAGGGCATCGAGCTCATGATGGACGCCCTCGTGCGGATGGACGCCGCGATGCACCTGCTGCGCGCCCCGAACGAGGAGCTCGGGGGCCAGCAGGGCTCCCAGAGCGGTCACGAGGGCGCGGACACGCGGTTGCGGCAGGGGCGCCCGGAGGCGCCGGACAGCTGGACGACGACGAGCGCCCTGGAGCGGCCTCCGGGCTTCGTCTGAGGTCCGCGCGGCCCCTCGCGCTCGTCCCGGACGCCTCGGCGGCGCCCGTGACCCGCGGAAAGGCAAGGCGAGAACCCGGCGCGTGGAGGCGACAACCTGCGGGGTTACGCCGTAATGTCGGCCCAGTCGCACCCAACAGGGTGTGTACGCCGACTGAGAGAGGGATTCCATGTCCGTCAACCGCACCGAGCTCGTCGCCGCTGTGGCCGAGCGCTCCTCGCTCACCAAGTCCCAGGCCGACGCTGCTCTGTCGGCCCTGCAGGACGTGCTTGTCGAGTCCGTCAGCAAGGGCGAGGCCGTCAAGATCACGGGCCTGCTGTCCGTCGAGCGTGTCGAGCGCGCCGCGCGCACCGGCCGCAACCCGCAGACCGGCGCCGAGATCCAGATCCCGGCCGGCTACGGCGTCAAGATCTCCGCGGGCAGCGCCCTGAAGAAGGCCGTCTCCAACAAGTGACGTCCTGACAGACGCACAGGCGGGCAGGACGTTCACGTCCTGCCCGCCTTGCCATGTCCGCACGTCCCACGGCCCGCAGGGTCAGTAGGCTGGTCGCGGGTGCGAGGCGCACCCGAACCGTGCGAAGGAGAGGTACCCGGTGGAGGTCGTCATCACGTCCGGTGCGCAGGAGAGCGCACAGTTCGCCGCGGACGCAATCGAGCAGCTGCTCAGCCGCAAGCCGGACGCCGTCCTCGGCCTGGCCACCGGCTCGACCCCGCTGCCCACCTACGACGAGCTCGTCCGCCGGCAGCAGGCGGGCCGGATCAGCTTCGCCCGCGCGCGCGGGTTCACCCTGGACGAGTACATCGGGCTGCCCGCCGACCACCCGCAGCGCTACCGCAACGTCATCGAGCAGGAGCTCGTCGGCCGGGTCGACTTCGCCCCCGGCGCGGTCACCGGTCCGGACGGTCTCGCCGAGGACCTGCCCGCGGCCGCCGCGGCCTACGAGCGCGCGATCGCCGAGGCCGGCGGGGTGGACCTGCAGATCCTCGGGATCGGTACCAACGGCCACATCGCCTTCAACGAGCCCGCCTCCTCCCTCGCCTCCCGCACCCGGGTGCAGCCGCTCGCGCCGCAGACCCGCAGCGACAACGCCCGCTTCTTCGACGGCGACGTCGAGGCCGTCCCGCGGCTGTGCTTCACCCAGGGGCTGGGCACGATCATGGAGGCCCGCCACCTCGTCCTCATCGCGACCGGTGAGGGCAAGGCCGCCGCGGTGCGCCAGCTCGTCGAGGGCCCGGTGAGCGCCATGTGGCCGGCGACGATCATGCAGCACCACCCGCACGCCACCGTGCTGCTCGACGAGGCCGCGGCCTCCCAGCTCGAGCACGTGGACTACTACCGGGAGACCTACGCGGCGAAGCCTGCGTGGCAGGGCCTGTAGCCACCGGCGGCTGTGCCGTAGGCCTCGCCGAACGTCGCGTGCCTCACGGGGACCTCGTCTGTGGCTCGTCCTAGACTGGTCCCCATGAGTTCCACCGAGCCCCCGAGCCAGCCGAGCGAGCCGTCGACGTCGTCGGGAACGAGCGTCCTCGAGCGCGAGGAGGTCCGCGAGCAGGAGCCCGGTGACAACGACCGCTACGCCCACTACGTGAAGAAGGACAAGATCATGTCCTCCGCGCTGTCCGGGCAGCCGGTCGTGGCGCTGTGCGGCAAGGTGTGGACCCCCGGCCGGGACCCCAAGAAGTACCCCGTGTGCCCCACGTGCAAGGAGATCTACGAGAGCCTCCAGGGCGACGCCGGCTCCTCGGGACGCGGCCGCTTCGGCGGCTTCGGACGCGGCGGCCGCGGCTCCGGCGGAAGCGGAGAGTGAGCGCCGGCCACCAGCGCCGGCCGGCCCCGACCACCTCGCAGGCAGTTCCTGCAGGTGTGTCGACCGCTGCCGCGGAGCACCTCTCGCCCGCCTACCCCGCGCGGGCTGCGTGGGGGACCGCCTCGCGGCTGCGTGCCTGGCAGGCCGAGGCACTGCAGACCTACCTCGACGAGGACCCCCGCGACTTCCTCGCCGTCGCGACCCCCGGGGCCGGAAAGACGACCTTCGCCCTGCGGGTGGCCACCGAGCTGCTCTCCCGGCGCGAGGTCACCGCGGTCACCGTCGTCGCGCCCACCGAGCACCTCAAGGGCCAGTGGGCGGAGGCGGCGGCCCGCGTCGGCATCCAGCTCGACCCGGCCTTCCGCAACGCCCAGGAGCGTCACGGCGCGTCCTTCGACGGCGTTGCGCTCACCTACGCGCAAGTCGCCGCCAACCCCGACCTGCACCGCCGCCGCACGACCGCCGAGCAGACGCTCGTCATCCTCGACGAGGTGCACCACGGCGGGGACGCGCTGAGCTGGGGCGACGGCATCCGCCTCGCCTTCGAGCCGGCCCGCCGGCGTCTGGCGCTCACCGGCACCCCGTTCCGCTCGGACACCGCGGCCATCCCGTTCGTCACCTACGAGCGCGACGCCGACGGCGTGCGCCGCTCGCGGGCGGACTACTCCTACGGCTACGCCGACGCCCTGCGCGACGGCGTCGTGCGCCCGGTGATCTTCCTGTCCTACTCCGGCCAGATGCGCTGGCGTACCCGGGCGGGGGACGAGGTGAGCGCGAGCCTGGGCGAGCCGCTCACCAAGGACCTCATCGGCCAGGCCTGGCGCACGGCCCTGGACCCGTCCGGCGACTGGATCCCCGCGGTCCTCGCCGCCGCCGACCGCCGCCTCACCGAGGTGCGCCGCGGCGTGCCCGACGCCGGCGGCCTCGTCATCGCCACCGACCAGACCAAGGCCCGCGCCTACGCCAAGGTGCTCCACGAGGTCACCGGCGAGATGCCCGTCGTCGTCCTGTCCGACGACGACGGCGCCTCCGCCCGCATCGACGAGTTCTCGGCCGGCGACCAGCGCTGGATGATCGCCGTGCGCATGGTGTCCGAGGGCGTGGACGTGCCCCGTCTCGCCGTCGGTGTCTACGCCACCTCCAGCGCCACGCCGCTGTTCTTCGCGCAGGCGATCGGCCGCTTCGTGCGCGCCCGGCGCCGCGGGGAGACGGCCTCGGTGTTCCTGCCGAGCGTGCCGGTCCTGCTCGAGCTCGCCGCGCAGCTGGAGGTGGAGCGCGACCACGCGCTGGACCGCGTGCTCACCTCGGAGGAGAAGGGGGACTACTTCACCCCGGAGGACGCGCTCGTCGCGGCCGCCAACCGGGAGGAGAAGGCGAGCGACGACCTCATGCTCCCGGGGTTCGAGGCCCTGGACGCCCAGGCGTCCTTCGACCGCGTCCTGTTCGACGGCGGCGAGTTCGGCACCGGTGCGGAGGTCGGCTCGATCGAGGAGGAGGAGTACCTCGGTCTGCCGGGCCTGCTCGAGCCCGAGCAGGTCCACACCCTCCTGCGTCAGCGTCAGGCCGAGCAGGTCAAGCAGCAGAAGCGCCAGGCGGCCGCCCGGGTGCAGCGTGAGGACAACGCCGGAATCTCCGACCACAAGCGTCGTGCGGCGCTGCGCAAGGAGCTGTCGGGCCTGGTGTCGGCGTGGTCGCGGCGCAGCAACAAGCCGCACGCCGTCATCCACACCGAGCTGCGCGAACGCTGCGGAGGCCCGGAGGTGCCCCTCGCGAGCATCGAGGAGATCGAGGCCCGCATCGCCCAGCTGCGCAACTGGTTCGTCGGCCGCAAGTAGCCCTCCCGGCCCGGTCCCGGCGACCGGTCAGGTGAGGTCCCACAGCAGGCGGTAGTAGGCGATGCGCTCCTCGTCGGGGGCCGTGCCGTACGCGGCGTAGACCTCGCGGGCGTACCCCGGGCCGAAGTTCCACTCCGTGCTCCACGCGGCCACCGCGAGGTCGGCCCACGGGTCGGCGACCCCGAGCGAGCCGAGGTCGACCACGCCCACGACGGAGCCGTCCGCGGCGAGCAGCGTGTTCGGGACGCACGGGTCGCCGTGGCACACGACCGTGCGGACCGGGGCGGGCGGCTGCGCGAGCAGCGCGAGCGCGTCCTCCGGGGACAGGTGGCGGTGCTCGGGGAACCACGCCTCCGGGCCGTGGCCCGCGGCGAGCCGCTGCCCCGCCCTGGAGACCCGGTCCTCCACCGCCCACCTGAACGGGCAGTGGGCCACCGGCAGTGCGGCGTGGAGCCGTGCCAGCCCCTCACCGAGGGCGCGGGCCGCGGTGCGCGGGTCGTGCGTCCAGCGGACGGCGGACTCACCGGGGAGGGCCGCGGTGACGAGCCAGGTGCCGTCGTCGTCCCTCCCGCTCTCCAGCACGCGCGGCACGGCCGCGAACGGTGCGGCCCACCGCAGGCGCTCGGCCTCGGCGGCGAGGTCCAGGCCCTGCGTGCCGCGGGCGACCCACTTGACGAACCGCCCGGCGCCGAGCCGGAACGTCAGGCCGCCGAGCTCGTTGCGCCACACCGGGACCACCTGCTCGCCCCCCGCGAGGTCGACGACGGCGCGCGGGACGCGCACGTCCCCACCCGGCGGCCCGGCCAGCCCAGGGGGCCCGCCGGGGGAGACGTCCGCCGCACGGTTCGACATGACCGCATTCTGGCGGGTCCGACCTCGGGCGGGCGAGGTACCGCGGGCACGGGGCCGCTAGGTTGGTCGCCATGTCACGCGCGACCACCGCACTGCTCACCGACCGCTACGAGCTGACGATGCTCGAGGCCTCCCTCCAGTCCGGTGCCGCGCACCGGCGTAGCGTCTTCGAGGTCTTCGCCCGCCGGCTCTCCGGCGGGCGCAGGTACGGCGTCGTCGCGGGCACCGGCCGGGTCCTCGACGCCATCGCCTCCTTCACCTTCTCCGGCGCGGAGATCGACTGGCTGCGCGAGATGGGCGTCGTCAGCGGCGAGACCCTCGACTACCTCGCCGGCTACCGCTTCTCCGGGGACGTCCTCGGCTACGGCGAGGGGGAGTGCTTCTTCCCCGGGTCCCCGATCCTCACCGTGCGCGGCACCTTCGCCGAGGCAGTCCTGCTCGAGACGGTCGTGCTCTCGGTGCTCAACCACGACTCCGCCGTCGCGGCTGCGGCCTCGCGGATGACCACCGCCGCCCACGGCCGGCCCTGCCTGGAGATGGGGGCTCGCCGCACCCACGAGGAGGCCGCCGTCGCGGCTGCGCGCGCCGCCGTCGTCGGGGGGTTCGCCGGCACGAGCGTCCTCGAGGCGGGCCGCACCTACGGCATCCCGACGATCGGGACCGCCGCACACTCCTTCACCCTCGTCCACGACGACGAGGAGGCCGCCTTCGACGCCCAGGTGCGGGCGATGGGGCCGGGCACGACGCTGCTCGTCGACACCTACGACGTCGAGCGCGGTGTCGAGCGCGCGGTGGCCGCCGCCCGTCGCCACGGCGGGGAGCTCGGCGCGGTGCGCCTCGACTCCGGTGACCTCGTCGCCCAGGCGTTCACCGTGCGCCGCCAGCTCGACGAGCTCGGCGCGACGACGACGCGCATCACCGTGACCTCCGACCTCGACGAGTACGCCATCGCCGCCCTCGGCGCCGCGCCGGTGGACGCCTACGGGGTGGGCACCAAGCTCGTCACCGGCTCCGGGCTGCCGACCGCCGAGCTCGTCTACAAGCTCGTCGAGCGCGAGGGCGCCGACGGACGGATGGTCGACGTCGCCAAGGCCTCGGCCTCCAAGGCGACCGTCGGCGGCTTCAAGGTCGCCGGGCGCGTCTTCTCCAACGGCGTGGCCCAGGAGGAGCTCGTCGTCGGGTGCGAGGACGAGGCCACCGGGGTGCGGGTGCTGGAGGAGCACGGGGCGCGCGGGCTGCAGCTCCCGCTCGTGCGACAGGGCGTCATCGCCGACGAGCACCGTGGACCGGGTGCCGTCGCGGCCGCCGCCGAGCGGCACGTCGCCTCGCGGGCCGCGCTGCCCTACGAGGGCTGGCGGCTGAGCGAGGGTGAACCGGCGATCCCGACCCGCCACGTCATCGCCTGAGGCCCCGAAAGTTCCAGGTCAGGCGCGAGTTTGCGGTTCAGCGTGCCCTGGTGAACAAGTTCTGCAACGCTTGACGCCAACAGGCCGGCGCCGAGTGGCGCCGGGAACGAAGGGAGTCCTCGTATGTCTTTGTGGCTGATTCTGATCATCCTCGGTGTCGTCATGCTCATCATCGGTGTCGCGGTCGAGGCGGCCCAGATCCTCATCTGGATCGGTGTGGCGATTCTCGTGATCTCCGTGATCATGTCCCTCGTGGGACGAGGCAAGAAGACCAGGGTTTGACCCGCGCCACACCACACGCGTGAGGACCTCGACGGGGCCCGGCAGGAACGTTCCTGCCGGGCCCCGTCGTCCTGCCGGGCGCGGGCGGGGCGTCGGGCGGAGTGCATAGGGTGGGGCGCATGGTGGCAGCGACGACGCCCGGACCCGTCACGGTGCCCGGGCAGACCGAGGAGCACGAGCAGGCGCTCGACCCCGCACGACCCTGGCGCACCGTGGTCTGGAACGACCCGGTCAACCTCATGAGCTACGTGACCTACGTGTTCCGCACGTACTTCGGCTACCCCGAGCCCCGCGCCCGCGAGCTCATGCTCCAGGTCCACCACGACGGGCGCGCCGTCGTCGCCGAGGGCGCCCGGGAGAAGATGGAGGTCCACGTGCAGGCGATGCACTCCTACGGGCTGTGGGCCACCCTCGAGCCCGAGGGGGGCGCCTGAGATGCGCGCGTTCCTCGCCGTCCCCGGCGGGTGGGCCTGCGAGCTCGAGCCCGCCGAGCTGCGGATCATCAGCCGCATCGTCGCCGACACCGCCGAGCTCCTCGGCTCGCACATCGAGGAGGAGGACGACGCCGAGCACGCCTCCGAGGAGGACGCCGTCCTCGCCGCCCTCGACTGGGACCCTGCCGCCGGACAGCCGCCCCGCGACCCCGCGCTCGCGCGGCTGCTGCCCCCGGCGAGCCGGGAGGACGAGCAGCTCGCCGCGGAGCTGCGCAGGCTCACCGAGAGCTCGCTGCGGGCGACGAAGGTGGACCACCTGCGGGTGGTCCACGCCGGCCTGCGGACGAGCTCCGGCGTCGTCGTCGTGCGCGCCGGGCAGGAGCGGGCCTGGCTCTCCGCCCTCACCGACCTGCGCCTCGTCCTCGCCGCACGCCTGGGCATCGAGACCGACGAGGACGCCGAGCGCGTCTACGACCGTGCAGGCACCGAGGCGCCCACCACGCCGCGTGACGAGCTCGACGCCGCCCTCACGAGCCTGTACGCCGCCCTCACCTGGTGGCAGGAGTCACTGCTCGAGGCCATGTCGGGCGGGCCCCGATGAGGTTAACGTCAGAAGCGTGAACGACGCGCCGATCGGTGTCTTCGACTCAGGGGTGGGGGGCCTGACCGTTGCGCGCGCCATCCTGGACCAGCTGCCCCACGAGTCGATCCTCTACATCGGGGACACCGCACACACGCCCTACGGGCCCAAGCCCATCGCCGAGGTCCGCGCGCTGGCCATCGACGTCATGGACCGGCTCGTCCACTCCGGGGTCAAGGCCCTGGTCATCGCCTGCAACTCCGCCTCCGCCGCCGTCCTGCGCGACGCCCGTGAGCGCTACACCGTCGGGGCCGGGGTGCCGGTCGTCGAGGTGATCCAGCCGGCCGTGCGCCGCGCGGTGGCTGCCACCCGCTCCGGGAAGGTCGGCGTCATCGGCACCCGGGCGACGATCAGCTCCGGCGCCTACCGCGACGCCTTCGCCGCCGCGCCCCACCTCGAGCTCACCATGTCCGCAGCCCCCCGCTTCGTCGAGTTCGTCGAGCGGGGCGTCACCTCCGGCCCCGAGGTGCTCGCCGCCGCCCGGGAGTACCTCGAGCCCGTCCGCGCCGCAGGCGTGGACACCCTGGTTCTCGGCTGCACCCACTACCCGCTGCTCACCGGCGTCATCTCCTACGTCATGGGCGAGGAGGTCACTCTCGTGTCGAGCGCGGAGGAGACGGCCAAGGACACCTACCGGATGCTGGTCGCGCACGACCTCGAGCGTGACATCGCGGCCCCGCCGCCGCAGCACCGCTTCCTCGCCACCGGCGACGGCGAGAGCTTCACCCGGCTCGCCCACCGCTTCCTCGGCCCGGAGGTCGGCCGGGTTGACCGCGACACCGAGCTGGAGGTCACCGCGTGAGGCTGACGATCGTGGGCTGCGCCGGCTCGATGTCCAGCCCGGACTCCGCCTCCTCGTGCTACCTGGTGCAGGCCGACGGCCCCGACGGCGCCGGTGGCACCCGCACGTGGAGCATCCTCCTCGACCTCGGGTCCGGCGCCTTCGGCTCGCTCCTGCGCCACCTCGACCCCGCCGAGCTCGATGCCGTCGTGCTCAGCCACCTGCACGCCGACCACGTCGTGGACATCACCGGCCTGGACGTCTACCGGCGCTACAACCCGGCCGGGGCCCTCGGCCCGGTGCTGGTGCTCGGCCCGCCCGGCACCGACGCCCGCGTCGCCGGCCTGACGATGGAGGAGGACCTCTCCGCCCTCGACTCCGCCTTCACCTTCGCCGAGCACGTGCCCGGCCAGGTCGTGGAGGTCGGGCCGCTGCGGGTCGAGGCCTTCCCGGTCGAGCACCCGGTGCCCGCGTTCGCGCTGCGGGTCACCGGGCCGTCGCAGGACGGCACCCGCGACGTCGTGCTCACCTACTCCGGCGACACGGACGCCTGCGACGCGCTCGTGGAGGCTGCGCGCGACGCGGACCTGTTCCTCTGCGAGTCCGCCTTCCAGGAGGACCGGGACACCGTGCGAGGCATCCACCTCACCGGCCTGCGGGCGGGCACGATCGCCACCGCCGCCGGTGCCCGATGTGTCGTGCTCACCCACCTGCCGCCGTGGAACGACCCCGCGGTCGTGCACGCCGAGGCCACCGCCACCTACGCCGGCCCCCTCGAGCTCGCCACCCCGAACGCCACCTGGTCCCTCTGACCCCCTCTCTCTCCCCCCGCGAGAGCCGACTTCCGCGCGAGAGCGGAGTTCCGCGCGAGAGCCGACTTCCGCGCGAGAGCGGAGTTCCGCGCGAGAGCCGACTTCCGCTGCTGGTCCGGGCGTCAGTAGCCGGTCGACGGTGTTCGATGGGCGCGTGAGACGCGTCCTGGTCCTCGGTGGCACCGCCTGGCTCGGCCGGGAGGTCGCTCGCGTCGCCCTCGCCGCGGGAGCCGAGGTCGTCTGTCTGGCACGCGGCGTGTCGGGCACCGTCCCCGACGGCGCGCGACTCGTCGTCGCGGACCGCACCCGACCGGGCGCGTACGCGGACCTCGACGGCGAGTGGGACGACGTCGTCGAGCTCGCCTACGAGCCGGAGCCGGTCGAGTCGGCGCTCGCCGCCCTCGCCGGCCGGGCGCGCCACTGGACGCTCGTCTCGAGCGTCTCCGTCTACCGCGACAACGACGCGCCGGGCGCGGACGAGGGCGCCGCCGTCGTCGACCCGGTCGACCTCACGGACTACGCCCAGGCCAAGGTGGCCGCCGAGCGCGCCACCGCCGCTGCTCTCGGGGAGCGGCTCCACGTCGTGCGCCCCGGCCTCATCGTCGGCCCGGGCGACCCCAGCGACCGCTTCGGCTACTGGCCCGCGCGCCTGCTGCGCGGTGGCCAGGTGCTCACCCCGACCCTCGCGGGACGGCACGTCCAGGTCATCGACGTCGCCGACCTCGCGGCGTGGATCGTCACGGCCGGGCTGCGCGGCGCGGGCGGCGTCGTCGACGCCGTCGGCCACAGCCACCCGCTCACCGACGTACTCGCCGAGATCGCCGCGGCCGCCGGCGTCGACGGCGTCCGTGTCCCTGCCGAGGACGAGTGGCTCCTCGCCCGCGGCGTCCGCCACTGGGCCGGCCCACGGTCACTGCCGCTGTGGCTGCCGCCGGACATGGGCGGGATGATGCAGCGCAGCAACGCCGCCTACCTCGCCGCCGGCGGCAGCGTCCGTCCGCTCGCGGACACCATCGCGCGCGTGCTCGACGACGAACGCGAGCGGGGCCTCGACCGCCCGCGCCGCTCCGGGCTGACGGCGGAGGAGGAACACAGCCTGCTGGCGGATCTCGCCACGCCCTGACCGTGCGGAAGTCGACTGTCGCGCGGAAGTCGGCTGTCGTTCGGAAGTCGGCTGTCGCGGGGGTGGGGCGCGACGCGCCGTGGACAGGGGATGGACGTGACGGCGGCCGGGGGTGGCGGGTCGTTAACCTGACCCCATGATTCAAAGCTCTTCCCCGGACGAAGCACGCAGCAGCGCCCGACTCGACATGCCCGAGGCGCTGCGCGCGGACGTGCGCCTGCTCGGCGCCCTCCTCGGTCGCGTGCTGCGCGAGGACGGCGGGGAGGATCTCCTCTCCGACGTCGAGCGGTTGCGCGAGCTGGCGATCGGCGCCGTCGTCGACACCGACGGCGACGGCCTGCTGGCCGAGGCGCAGGCCCTCATCGACTCCTTCACCGTGGAGCGCGCCGAGCAGGTGGCCCGCGCGTTCACCTGCTACTTCCACCTCGTCAACCTCGCCGAGGAGTACCACCGGGTGCGCGCGCTGCGCGGCCGCGAGGAGGCTCAGCCGCGGTCTGACGCGCTCGCCGGCGCCTACGCCCAGCTCGCCGCCGAGACCTCCGAGGAGGAGGCCGCCCGCCGGCTGCGCGAGCTGGAGTTCCACCCCGTCCTCACCGCGCACCCCACCGAGGCCCGCCGCCGCGCCGTCTCCGGCTCAATCCGCCGGATCTCCGACCTCGTCGCCGAGGCGGACGACCCGCGCCTGGGCGCCAACGCCCGCCAGCGCATCGAGCGCCGGCTGCTCGCGGAGATCGACACGATGTGGCGCACGGCCCACCTGCGCGAGTCCAAGCCCTCGCCGGTCGACGAGGTCTTCACCGCGATGTCGGTCTTCGAGCAGACCCTCTTCGAGGTGCTCCCTCAGGTCTACCGCCAGACCGACGACTGGCTCCTCGGCGACGAGCGCGGCTACGCAGCCCCGCGCGCCACGCCCTTCGTCCGGCTCGGCAGCTGGATCGGTGCCGACCGCGACGGCAACCCGAACGTCACCGCCAAGGTCACCCGGCAGGCGGCGGCCATCGCGGCCGAGCACGTCCTCACCGCCCTCGAGCGGGAGACCGCCCGGATCGGGCTGGCGATGACGCTCGACGAGGCCGGCACCCCGCCGTCCGAGGAGCTCCGCGCGCTGTGGAACTCCCAGCGCCAGCTCTCCGAGGAGGTCACCGCCCAGGTGGCGGCCCGCTCCCCGCGTGAGCCGCACCGCCGGGTCATGCTCGTCGCGGCCGCGCGCCTCGCCGCCACCCGCGAGCGGGACGCCGACCTCGCCTACACCGGCCCGGAGGAGTACCTCTCGGACCTGCGCGTCGTCCAGGACTCCCTGCGCCGGGCCGGTGCCTTCCGCAAGGCCCACGGGGACCTGCAGAACCTCATCTGGCAGGCGGAGTCCTTCGGGTTCCACCTCACCGAGCTCGAGGTCCGCCAGCACTCCAAGGTGCACGCGCAGACGCTCGCGTGGCTCGAGGACCCGACGTCGGTGCCCGAGCCGGCCGTCGACCCCGAGGAGGTCCTCGAGACCTTCCGGTCGATCGCCGCGATCCAGCGCCGGCACGGGATCGACGCCTGCCGCCGGTACACGGTCTCCTTCACCCGCAGCAGCGAGGACCTCGCCGCCGTGTACCGCCTCGCCGAGCACGCGCTCGGCTCGCCGGAGGCCGCGCCGGTGCTCGACGTCGTGCCCCTGTTCGAGACCTTCGACGACCTCCAGGCCGCGCCGCGGATCCTGGAGGAGATGCTCGAGCTGCCGCAGGTGCAGGCGCGCCTCGCGCAGACCGGACGCCGCATCGAGGTCATGCTCGGCTACTCCGACTCCGCCAAGGACGTCGGGCCCGTGTCGGCGAACCTCGCGCTGTACGTCGCGCAGGAGGAGATCGCGGCCTGGGCGCAGCGCAACGACATCCACCTCACGCTCTTCCACGGCAAGGGCGGCGCCCTCGGCCGCGGCGGTGGCCCCGCGAACCGGGCGATCCTCGCGCAGCCGCCGCACTCGGTGGACGGCCGGTTCAAGCTCACCGAGCAGGGCGAGGTCATCACCGCCCGCTACGGCGACCGCGCGATCGCGGCCCGGCACATCGACCAGGTCGCCGCGGCCACCTTGCTCGCCGGCGCCCCGTCGACGGAGAAGCGCAACGCCGCGGCCGCCGAGCGTTTCGCCGGCCTCGCCGCGACGATGGACGAGGTCTCCCGCGCCCGCTTCTACGAGCTCATCCACGCCGAGGGCTTCGCCCCCTGGTTCGCCCAGGTGACCCCGCAGGAGGAGGTCGGCATGCTGCCGCTGGGCTCGCGTCCCGCGCGTCGCGGCCTGTCGGTGGAGTCCCTCGAGGACCTGCGCGCCATCCCGTGGGTGTTCGCGTGGACCCAGGCGCGGATCAACCTCACCGGCTGGTTCGGCCTCGGCTCCGCCCTCGAGGCGGTCGGGGACCTCGAGGCGCTGCAGACCGCCTACCGCGAGTGGCCGCTGTTCAACACGCTCATCGACAACGTCGAGA
Above is a genomic segment from Georgenia wutianyii containing:
- the murI gene encoding glutamate racemase — its product is MNDAPIGVFDSGVGGLTVARAILDQLPHESILYIGDTAHTPYGPKPIAEVRALAIDVMDRLVHSGVKALVIACNSASAAVLRDARERYTVGAGVPVVEVIQPAVRRAVAATRSGKVGVIGTRATISSGAYRDAFAAAPHLELTMSAAPRFVEFVERGVTSGPEVLAAAREYLEPVRAAGVDTLVLGCTHYPLLTGVISYVMGEEVTLVSSAEETAKDTYRMLVAHDLERDIAAPPPQHRFLATGDGESFTRLAHRFLGPEVGRVDRDTELEVTA
- a CDS encoding phosphoenolpyruvate carboxylase; translated protein: MIQSSSPDEARSSARLDMPEALRADVRLLGALLGRVLREDGGEDLLSDVERLRELAIGAVVDTDGDGLLAEAQALIDSFTVERAEQVARAFTCYFHLVNLAEEYHRVRALRGREEAQPRSDALAGAYAQLAAETSEEEAARRLRELEFHPVLTAHPTEARRRAVSGSIRRISDLVAEADDPRLGANARQRIERRLLAEIDTMWRTAHLRESKPSPVDEVFTAMSVFEQTLFEVLPQVYRQTDDWLLGDERGYAAPRATPFVRLGSWIGADRDGNPNVTAKVTRQAAAIAAEHVLTALERETARIGLAMTLDEAGTPPSEELRALWNSQRQLSEEVTAQVAARSPREPHRRVMLVAAARLAATRERDADLAYTGPEEYLSDLRVVQDSLRRAGAFRKAHGDLQNLIWQAESFGFHLTELEVRQHSKVHAQTLAWLEDPTSVPEPAVDPEEVLETFRSIAAIQRRHGIDACRRYTVSFTRSSEDLAAVYRLAEHALGSPEAAPVLDVVPLFETFDDLQAAPRILEEMLELPQVQARLAQTGRRIEVMLGYSDSAKDVGPVSANLALYVAQEEIAAWAQRNDIHLTLFHGKGGALGRGGGPANRAILAQPPHSVDGRFKLTEQGEVITARYGDRAIAARHIDQVAAATLLAGAPSTEKRNAAAAERFAGLAATMDEVSRARFYELIHAEGFAPWFAQVTPQEEVGMLPLGSRPARRGLSVESLEDLRAIPWVFAWTQARINLTGWFGLGSALEAVGDLEALQTAYREWPLFNTLIDNVEMSLAKTDRRIARQYLALSDREDLSQLVLDELDLTTDWVLRITGHSYPLEGRRVLGRAVQLRNPYVDALSLLQLRALRALRTDADVRPDAELAEIRRLLLLTVNGIAAGLQNTG
- a CDS encoding MBL fold metallo-hydrolase, giving the protein MRLTIVGCAGSMSSPDSASSCYLVQADGPDGAGGTRTWSILLDLGSGAFGSLLRHLDPAELDAVVLSHLHADHVVDITGLDVYRRYNPAGALGPVLVLGPPGTDARVAGLTMEEDLSALDSAFTFAEHVPGQVVEVGPLRVEAFPVEHPVPAFALRVTGPSQDGTRDVVLTYSGDTDACDALVEAARDADLFLCESAFQEDRDTVRGIHLTGLRAGTIATAAGARCVVLTHLPPWNDPAVVHAEATATYAGPLELATPNATWSL
- a CDS encoding Rossmann-fold NAD(P)-binding domain-containing protein — its product is MRRVLVLGGTAWLGREVARVALAAGAEVVCLARGVSGTVPDGARLVVADRTRPGAYADLDGEWDDVVELAYEPEPVESALAALAGRARHWTLVSSVSVYRDNDAPGADEGAAVVDPVDLTDYAQAKVAAERATAAALGERLHVVRPGLIVGPGDPSDRFGYWPARLLRGGQVLTPTLAGRHVQVIDVADLAAWIVTAGLRGAGGVVDAVGHSHPLTDVLAEIAAAAGVDGVRVPAEDEWLLARGVRHWAGPRSLPLWLPPDMGGMMQRSNAAYLAAGGSVRPLADTIARVLDDERERGLDRPRRSGLTAEEEHSLLADLATP